One window from the genome of Salmo salar chromosome ssa25, Ssal_v3.1, whole genome shotgun sequence encodes:
- the heg1 gene encoding protein HEG isoform X1 encodes METCSLSHVVLARLSLVVLLIDLRPINAWTYTSSSNDMDRTLVTRGYFSPSVTNSEEITALPKYLFTTSGTSKDFREVPSPSTGTEQYHRVRHSDDSETRTLSEDKLATEQNTHLSTVSTRGASEGTLSLSKEQMSSTIVVSTEATTHWEDQTRLAPDHILETYPGLRVDLRSVSVTQARLPQDSPDAENSLMQDQSANQGTVGLGEDQSTNRGTAGLGEDQSTNRGTAGLGEDQSTNRGTVGLGEDQSTNRGTVGLGEDQSANRGTVGLGEDQSTNRGTAGLGEDQSTNRGTAGLGEDQSTNRGTAGLGEDQSTNRGTAGLVHGQSTATLRQDQLTDLGTVALPVQTDSTYISSTVSRAGERTLLSVTSNNTSMYSEDSNSSSQSRASIWDLPPGLTGARAGAVTIRIPFTGPEHGHDATSGSDSYHHTNSSQEWSGGFSSRGTNPLTGPLNVTQQQDLTSLVSEGTPNSTPPLRVVDNHSREDTDTTGSSQPSRGRTSQTEEGVSASSQPPVLSSEGPSHPNTSQGGETYRDSPSILVTGSETSTESSTGPPSTRGGQGETEGVPSLPTEDNTILGLGLTTAPPTLRDSATALDDSLFRFLATQPPFIPKTQRPAVATEVLVSTTPVTVTIKSQVTEEEPYIVTMATSTTPTPPLATTRMVQPSTATSIEAQTQPTIIPTTTITETTLGLQSSASTPQPPGTTQTQSQGPSTGVSSTDVTTLHLETSTARQGDTTAHSITTTTASSSYSYSVPTRNTVELHTTGKHSDRGTTEIEVITAPMDIRSTPQTPGSACEPSPCLNGGLCLPYGVTGFTCDCLSSWIGPTCNEDVDECESGPLGPCPSDSTCVNTRGSFSCECPLGLDMEHGRDCTRAKTFLGTFSFNVPLLSRSATLYEIQREINQLLNASLSILRGYRRSSLSKKGEDGVRISAVNMFSISTDVTSSDVYHIIQMSLNNCNSTAGHCRVVVTHQLSYHVESLCLAQNTQCHPEHSFCTDSNGTAYCQCQPGYFKLNPEDQSCIECGDGLKRVNGTCVRCTFGFGGFNCGNFYKLIAVVVSPAGGGLLLILIIALIVTCCKKDKNDINKIIFKSGDFQMSPYAEFPKSNPVSMEWGRETIELQENSSTKNLLQMTDIYYSPALRNSDLEHNGLYPFSGLPGSRHSCIYPAQWNPSFISDDSRHRDYF; translated from the exons ATGGAAACGTGTTCTTTGAGTCACGTAGTCCTAGCCCGTCTTTCTCTTGTGGTCCTCTTGATCGACCTGAGGCCCATCAATGCGTGGACGTACACCTCCAGCAGCAACGATATGGATAGGACACTGGTAACGAGGGGATACTTTTCTCCCAGCGTTACGAACTCTGAAGAAATAACTGCCTTACCAAAGTACTTGTTTACTACTTCGGGAACTTCTAAAGACTTTAGGGAAGTACCATCACCATCAACTGGAACAGAACAATACCACCGAGTCCGGCATTCTGATGACAGTGAGACCCGGACATTGAGTGAAGACAAATTAG ccACTGAACAAAACACGCATCTCTCCACGGTCTCAACCCGCGGGGCATCAGAAGGAACCCTTAGTTTGTCGAAAGAGCAGATGAGCTCTACCATTGTAGTGTCCACAGAGGCTACCACACATTGGgaggaccagaccagactagcACCAGACCACATACTAGAGACCTACCCTGGGCTTCGAGTGGACCTCAGGTCTGTGTCTGTGACACAAGCCAGACTGCCTCAGGACAGCCCTGATGCTGAGAACAGTCTCATGCAGGACCAGTCGGCGAACCAAGGCACCGTGGGTCTCGGAGAGGACCAGTCGACGAACCGAGGCACCGCGGGTCTCGGAGAGGACCAGTCGACGAACCGAGGCACCGCGGGTCTCGGAGAGGACCAGTCGACGAACCGAGGCACCGTGGGTCTCGGAGAGGACCAGTCGACGAACCGAGGCACCGTGGGTCTCGGAGAGGACCAGTCGGCGAACCGAGGCACCGTGGGTCTCGGAGAGGACCAGTCGACGAACCGAGGCACCGCGGGTCTCGGAGAGGACCAGTCGACGAACCGAGGCACCGCGGGTCTCGGAGAGGACCAGTCAACGAACCGAGGCACCGCGGGTCTCGGAGAGGACCAGTCGACGAACCGAGGCACCGCGGGTCTCGTGCATGGGCAGTCAACAGCCACTCTCAGACAGGACCAGTTGACAGACCTCGGAACCGTGGCTCTCCCCGTCCAAACTGACAGCACCTACATCTCCTCCACTGTGAGTCGAGCGGGAGAGAGGACTTTACTGTCTGTGACCTCCAACAACACCTCCATGTACTCTGAGGACTCCAACTCCTCCTCCCAGTCCCGGGCCTCCATCTGGGACCTCCCGCCTGGCCTCACTGGAGCCAGGGCTGGGGCCGTCACCATCAGGATACCCTTCACAGGACCTGAGCATGGGCATGATGCTACGTCTGGGTCTGACTCTTACCACCACACCAACTCCTCACAGG AGTGGTCTGGTGGTTTCTCCTCCAGAGGGACCAACCCACTGACTGGACCTCTCAATGTGACCCAACAGCAGGACCTCACCTCTCTGGTTTCAGAGGGAACCCCCAACTCCACCCCTCCGCTCAGGGTGGTTGATAACCACAGCAGAGAGGACACAGACACCACAGGCTCTAGTCAGCCCTCCAGAGGCAGGACATCCCAGACAGAAGAGGGGGTCTCTGCTTCATCACAGCCCCCTGTGCTGTCGTCAGAAGGCCCCAGCCACCCCAACACCTCTCAGGGAGGAGAAACATATAGAGATTCTCCCTCCATCCTGGTCACTGGGTCTGAGACCTCCACCGAGTCCTCCACAGGTCCCCCTAGCACCCGGGGGGGCCAGGGTGAGACAGAGGGGGTCCCATCGCTCCCCACAGAGGACAATACTATCCTAGGCCTGGGTCTAACCACTGCTCCCCCAACACTACGAGACAGTGCCACTGCCCTGGATGACTCCCTGTTTCGGTTCCTCGCCACCCAGCCTCCCTTCATCCCCAAGACTCAGCGGCCGGCGGTGGCCACAGAGGTCCTGGTGTCCACCACACCTGTTACCGTGACAATAAAGTCACAGGTCACCGAGGAGGAGCCCTACATTGTTACCATGGCAACCAGCACCACACCGACCCCGCCTCTTGCTACGACGAGGATGGTTCAGCCCAGTACCGCTACTTCCATTGAGGCCCAGACTCAGCCCACCATCATCCCTACCACCACTATCACGGAGACTACCCTGGGTCTCCAGAGCTCTGCTTCCACCCCCCAGCCCCCGGGCACCACTCAGACTCAGTCCCAAGGGCCCTCAACGGGGGTGAGCTCCACCGACGTCACCACCTTGCACCTGGAGACCAGCACGGCCAGACAGGGGGACACCACGGcccacagcatcaccaccactacagcctcctCCTCCTACAGTTACAGCGTCCCCACCAGAAACACAGTGGAACTACACACAACAGGGAAACACTCTGACAGGGGGACCACTGAGATAGAAGTGATCACCGCTCCAATGGACATCAGATCTACACCGCAGACACCAG GTAGTGCCTGTGAGCCCAGCCCCTGTCTGAATGGAGGTTTGTGTCTACCCTATGGAGTGACTGGGTTCACCTGTGACTGTCTGTCATCATGGATAGGACCTACCTGCAATGAGG ATGTGGATGAGTGTGAGAGTGGCCCCTTGGGCCCCTGTCCCAGTGACTCTACTTGTGTTAACACCAGGGGCTCCTTCAGCTGTGAGTGTCCCCTGGGTCTGGACATGGAGCACGGAAGAGACTGCACGCGAG CAAAAACCTTCCTGGGCACGTTCAGTTTCAACGTCCCCCTGCTCTCCAGGAGCGCCACACTGtatgagatccagagagagatcaaccagcTG CTGAATGCCTCACTATCAATTCTGCGTGGTTACCGGCGCTCTTCTTTGAGTAAAAA AGGGGAGGACGGGGTTCGTATCTCTGCTGTCAACATGTTCTCCATCTCTACTGATGTGACCAGCTCTGACGTCTACCACATCATACAGATGTCTCTGAACAACTGTAACAGTACTGCTGGACACTGCCGAGTGGTGGTCACTCACCAACTTTCCTATCATG tTGAGAGTCTGTGTCTGGCCCAGAATACCCAGTGTCACCCTGAGCATTCGTTTTGTACCGACTCCAATGGGACAGCCTACTGCCAGTGTCAACCAGGGTACTTCAAACTCAATCCTGAGGATCAGTCCTGCATAG AATGTGGTGATGGTCTGAAACGGGTCAATGGAACCTGTGTCAG GTGCACATTTGGATTTGGAGGATTCAACTGTGGAAATT TCTACAAGCTGATAGCTGTGGTGGTATCGCCAGCAGGGGGTGGCCTACTCCTTATTCTCATCATCGCTCTCATTGTCACCTGCTGCAA GAAAGACAAGAATGACATCAATAAGATTATTTTCAAAAGCGGAGATTTTCAGATGTCGCCGTACGCAGAGTTCCCGAAGAGTAACCCTGTTTCTATGGAGTGGGGGAGGGAAACCATCGAGTTACAGGAGAACAGTAGCACCAAGAACCTGCTACAGATGACAGACATCTACTACTCT
- the heg1 gene encoding protein HEG isoform X2, translating into METCSLSHVVLARLSLVVLLIDLRPINAWTYTSSSNDMDRTLVTRGYFSPSVTNSEEITALPKYLFTTSGTSKDFREVPSPSTGTEQYHRVRHSDDSETRTLSEDKLATEQNTHLSTVSTRGASEGTLSLSKEQMSSTIVVSTEATTHWEDQTRLAPDHILETYPGLRVDLRSVSVTQARLPQDSPDAENSLMQDQSANQGTVGLGEDQSTNRGTAGLGEDQSTNRGTAGLGEDQSTNRGTAGLGEDQSTNRGTAGLVHGQSTATLRQDQLTDLGTVALPVQTDSTYISSTVSRAGERTLLSVTSNNTSMYSEDSNSSSQSRASIWDLPPGLTGARAGAVTIRIPFTGPEHGHDATSGSDSYHHTNSSQEWSGGFSSRGTNPLTGPLNVTQQQDLTSLVSEGTPNSTPPLRVVDNHSREDTDTTGSSQPSRGRTSQTEEGVSASSQPPVLSSEGPSHPNTSQGGETYRDSPSILVTGSETSTESSTGPPSTRGGQGETEGVPSLPTEDNTILGLGLTTAPPTLRDSATALDDSLFRFLATQPPFIPKTQRPAVATEVLVSTTPVTVTIKSQVTEEEPYIVTMATSTTPTPPLATTRMVQPSTATSIEAQTQPTIIPTTTITETTLGLQSSASTPQPPGTTQTQSQGPSTGVSSTDVTTLHLETSTARQGDTTAHSITTTTASSSYSYSVPTRNTVELHTTGKHSDRGTTEIEVITAPMDIRSTPQTPGSACEPSPCLNGGLCLPYGVTGFTCDCLSSWIGPTCNEDVDECESGPLGPCPSDSTCVNTRGSFSCECPLGLDMEHGRDCTRAKTFLGTFSFNVPLLSRSATLYEIQREINQLLNASLSILRGYRRSSLSKKGEDGVRISAVNMFSISTDVTSSDVYHIIQMSLNNCNSTAGHCRVVVTHQLSYHVESLCLAQNTQCHPEHSFCTDSNGTAYCQCQPGYFKLNPEDQSCIECGDGLKRVNGTCVRCTFGFGGFNCGNFYKLIAVVVSPAGGGLLLILIIALIVTCCKKDKNDINKIIFKSGDFQMSPYAEFPKSNPVSMEWGRETIELQENSSTKNLLQMTDIYYSPALRNSDLEHNGLYPFSGLPGSRHSCIYPAQWNPSFISDDSRHRDYF; encoded by the exons ATGGAAACGTGTTCTTTGAGTCACGTAGTCCTAGCCCGTCTTTCTCTTGTGGTCCTCTTGATCGACCTGAGGCCCATCAATGCGTGGACGTACACCTCCAGCAGCAACGATATGGATAGGACACTGGTAACGAGGGGATACTTTTCTCCCAGCGTTACGAACTCTGAAGAAATAACTGCCTTACCAAAGTACTTGTTTACTACTTCGGGAACTTCTAAAGACTTTAGGGAAGTACCATCACCATCAACTGGAACAGAACAATACCACCGAGTCCGGCATTCTGATGACAGTGAGACCCGGACATTGAGTGAAGACAAATTAG ccACTGAACAAAACACGCATCTCTCCACGGTCTCAACCCGCGGGGCATCAGAAGGAACCCTTAGTTTGTCGAAAGAGCAGATGAGCTCTACCATTGTAGTGTCCACAGAGGCTACCACACATTGGgaggaccagaccagactagcACCAGACCACATACTAGAGACCTACCCTGGGCTTCGAGTGGACCTCAGGTCTGTGTCTGTGACACAAGCCAGACTGCCTCAGGACAGCCCTGATGCTGAGAACAGTCTCATGCAGGACCAGTCGGCGAACCAAG GCACCGTGGGTCTCGGAGAGGACCAGTCGACGAACCGAGGCACCGCGGGTCTCGGAGAGGACCAGTCGACGAACCGAGGCACCGCGGGTCTCGGAGAGGACCAGTCAACGAACCGAGGCACCGCGGGTCTCGGAGAGGACCAGTCGACGAACCGAGGCACCGCGGGTCTCGTGCATGGGCAGTCAACAGCCACTCTCAGACAGGACCAGTTGACAGACCTCGGAACCGTGGCTCTCCCCGTCCAAACTGACAGCACCTACATCTCCTCCACTGTGAGTCGAGCGGGAGAGAGGACTTTACTGTCTGTGACCTCCAACAACACCTCCATGTACTCTGAGGACTCCAACTCCTCCTCCCAGTCCCGGGCCTCCATCTGGGACCTCCCGCCTGGCCTCACTGGAGCCAGGGCTGGGGCCGTCACCATCAGGATACCCTTCACAGGACCTGAGCATGGGCATGATGCTACGTCTGGGTCTGACTCTTACCACCACACCAACTCCTCACAGG AGTGGTCTGGTGGTTTCTCCTCCAGAGGGACCAACCCACTGACTGGACCTCTCAATGTGACCCAACAGCAGGACCTCACCTCTCTGGTTTCAGAGGGAACCCCCAACTCCACCCCTCCGCTCAGGGTGGTTGATAACCACAGCAGAGAGGACACAGACACCACAGGCTCTAGTCAGCCCTCCAGAGGCAGGACATCCCAGACAGAAGAGGGGGTCTCTGCTTCATCACAGCCCCCTGTGCTGTCGTCAGAAGGCCCCAGCCACCCCAACACCTCTCAGGGAGGAGAAACATATAGAGATTCTCCCTCCATCCTGGTCACTGGGTCTGAGACCTCCACCGAGTCCTCCACAGGTCCCCCTAGCACCCGGGGGGGCCAGGGTGAGACAGAGGGGGTCCCATCGCTCCCCACAGAGGACAATACTATCCTAGGCCTGGGTCTAACCACTGCTCCCCCAACACTACGAGACAGTGCCACTGCCCTGGATGACTCCCTGTTTCGGTTCCTCGCCACCCAGCCTCCCTTCATCCCCAAGACTCAGCGGCCGGCGGTGGCCACAGAGGTCCTGGTGTCCACCACACCTGTTACCGTGACAATAAAGTCACAGGTCACCGAGGAGGAGCCCTACATTGTTACCATGGCAACCAGCACCACACCGACCCCGCCTCTTGCTACGACGAGGATGGTTCAGCCCAGTACCGCTACTTCCATTGAGGCCCAGACTCAGCCCACCATCATCCCTACCACCACTATCACGGAGACTACCCTGGGTCTCCAGAGCTCTGCTTCCACCCCCCAGCCCCCGGGCACCACTCAGACTCAGTCCCAAGGGCCCTCAACGGGGGTGAGCTCCACCGACGTCACCACCTTGCACCTGGAGACCAGCACGGCCAGACAGGGGGACACCACGGcccacagcatcaccaccactacagcctcctCCTCCTACAGTTACAGCGTCCCCACCAGAAACACAGTGGAACTACACACAACAGGGAAACACTCTGACAGGGGGACCACTGAGATAGAAGTGATCACCGCTCCAATGGACATCAGATCTACACCGCAGACACCAG GTAGTGCCTGTGAGCCCAGCCCCTGTCTGAATGGAGGTTTGTGTCTACCCTATGGAGTGACTGGGTTCACCTGTGACTGTCTGTCATCATGGATAGGACCTACCTGCAATGAGG ATGTGGATGAGTGTGAGAGTGGCCCCTTGGGCCCCTGTCCCAGTGACTCTACTTGTGTTAACACCAGGGGCTCCTTCAGCTGTGAGTGTCCCCTGGGTCTGGACATGGAGCACGGAAGAGACTGCACGCGAG CAAAAACCTTCCTGGGCACGTTCAGTTTCAACGTCCCCCTGCTCTCCAGGAGCGCCACACTGtatgagatccagagagagatcaaccagcTG CTGAATGCCTCACTATCAATTCTGCGTGGTTACCGGCGCTCTTCTTTGAGTAAAAA AGGGGAGGACGGGGTTCGTATCTCTGCTGTCAACATGTTCTCCATCTCTACTGATGTGACCAGCTCTGACGTCTACCACATCATACAGATGTCTCTGAACAACTGTAACAGTACTGCTGGACACTGCCGAGTGGTGGTCACTCACCAACTTTCCTATCATG tTGAGAGTCTGTGTCTGGCCCAGAATACCCAGTGTCACCCTGAGCATTCGTTTTGTACCGACTCCAATGGGACAGCCTACTGCCAGTGTCAACCAGGGTACTTCAAACTCAATCCTGAGGATCAGTCCTGCATAG AATGTGGTGATGGTCTGAAACGGGTCAATGGAACCTGTGTCAG GTGCACATTTGGATTTGGAGGATTCAACTGTGGAAATT TCTACAAGCTGATAGCTGTGGTGGTATCGCCAGCAGGGGGTGGCCTACTCCTTATTCTCATCATCGCTCTCATTGTCACCTGCTGCAA GAAAGACAAGAATGACATCAATAAGATTATTTTCAAAAGCGGAGATTTTCAGATGTCGCCGTACGCAGAGTTCCCGAAGAGTAACCCTGTTTCTATGGAGTGGGGGAGGGAAACCATCGAGTTACAGGAGAACAGTAGCACCAAGAACCTGCTACAGATGACAGACATCTACTACTCT
- the slc12a8 gene encoding solute carrier family 12 member 8 isoform X1, translating into MEALPFGWMLHRSNVEDVTELLKARESRRASGSKTTPVQDLFHEDAQGSRHLSQPWWRVKLFVWEPVLFGTWDGVFTTCMINIFGVVLFLRTGWLVGNLGVLLGMLLVSVVVIVALVTVMSGIGVCERCGVGSGGVYSMISTVLGGRVGGTVGLLYVFGQCVAGAMYITGFSESIAELLSLQSEWAVRGMSVAVLLGLLGINLAGVKWIVRLQLILLAVLAVSTLDFVIGTFSHLDPEHGFVGYSEELLRKNTLPDYTTGEGFFTVFGVFFPAATGVMAGFNMSSDLQRPEHNIPVGTLAAVCTSWFLYLVFVFLLGAICTREALHFDFLIAEKVSLVGFLFLLGLYISSLASCMGGLYGAPRILQVIAQERVIPALAFLGQGKGPNKTPVAAIVLTSLLTMAFIFIGQVNVLAPIVTINFMLTYSFIDYSYFSVAMTYNLQPREKRVGPAKRPGTGASSFTNHTSKPLMTTTHQGYGTEGDVASPGKGTLLEFTRDMDQIFPLPNGGEQEETEKDKATEKVSMPGLRGRIRRVKAPAKKTLMDSFGLDLNSNAFPSEGDEDREGEGGVDPAPPGPGECIFPQERPGEPSLDPEEVIQDKTLHPGCDPIELDPPGSQRENTGSDCKPDRQGSEIQPMPDSFYAKFCNHWIALIGALCSILIMFVIQWVYALANIIVALVLFLYIGKASPGLPIGVAARFSFFRWIRTTLSNLGRGELPRDQIVVTPSLSGVGMETRQLTEENLDFASRDRYHQSSFIEADRMAHLQLN; encoded by the exons ATGGAAGCGTTGCCATTCGGCTGGATGCTCCACAGGTCTAACGTGGAGGATGTGACAGAACTTCTGAAGGCTAGGGAGTCTAGGAGGGCCAGCGGCAGTAAAACCACACCTGTCCAGGATCTGTTCCATGAGGACGCTCAG GGTTCACGCCATCTCTCTCAGCCATGGTGGAGGGTGAAGCTGTTTGTGTGGGAGCCTGTCCTGTTTGGGACGTGGGACGGAGTCTTTACTACCTGTATGATCAACAtctttggtgtggtgttgttccTCCGCACTGGGTGGCTGGTG GGGAACCTAGGTGTATTGCTAGGTATGCTCCTGGTATCCGTGGTGGTTATCGTTGCCCTGGTAACAGTGATGTCAGGCATCGGCGTCTGCGAGCGCTGTGGGGTCGGTAGTGGTGGAGTATACTCCATGATCTCTACTGTCCTGGGAGGAAGAGTAGGTGGGACCGTGGGGCTCCTGTATGTTTTCGGCCAG TGTGTGGCTGGAGCCATGTACATCACAGGGTTCTCAGAGTCTATCGCCGAGCTCCTGAGCCTGCAGAGTGAATGGGCCGTTAGAGGGATGTCTGTGGCTGTCCTGCTCGGCCTTCTGGGTATTAACCTCGCCGGGGTGAAATGGATCGTCCGTCTCCAGCTGATACTACTGGCCGTGCTGGCTGTCTCAACGCTGGACTTCGTTATCGGGACGTTTTCCCACCTCGACCCAG AGCATGGCTTCGTAGGGTACTCCGAGGAGCTGCTACGTAAGAACACTCTACCAGACTACACGACAGGAGAAGGATTCTTCACTGTATTTGGAGTGTTCTTCCCCGCTGCTACAG GTGTGATGGCAGGCTTCAACATGAGCTCAGATCTGCAGAGACCGGAACACAACATCCCTGTGGGAACACTGGCTGCCGTCTGTACCTC GTGGTTCCTGTATCTGGTCTTTGTGTTCCTGCTGGGAGCCATCTGCACCAGAGAGGCACTGCACTTCGACTTCTTAATAGCAGAAAAG GTCTCCTTGGTGGGTTTCTTGTTTCTCCTGGGCCTCTACATCTCCTCGCTGGCCTCCTGCATGGGCGGTCTGTACGGTGCACCCAGGATCCTCCAGGTCATCGCCCAGGAGAGGGTCATCCCAGCCCTCGCCTTCCTGGGACAAGGG aAAGGTCCTAATAAGACTCCGGTGGCAGCCATAGTCTTGACTAGCCTGCTGACCATGGCTTTCATCTTCATCGGACAGGTCAACGTCCTGGCCCCCATCGTCACCATCAACTTCATGCTCACCTACAGCTTCATTGACTACTCCtacttcag CGTGGCGATGACCTATAACCTCCAGCCCAGAGAGAAGAGGGTTGGTCCTGCCAAGAGGCCTGGGACTGGAGCCTCATCCTTCACAAACCATACGTCCAAGCCCCTCATGACCACCACCCACCag GGTTATGGTACAGAGGGGGATGTTGCGAGCCCAGGGAAGGGGACCCTGTTAGAGTTTACTAGAGATATGGACCAGATCTTTCCCCTGCCCAATGGTGgtgaacaggaggagacagaaaAGGACAAGGCCACAGAGAAGGTGTCCATGCCAGGCCTGAGAGGCAGGATCAGGAGGGTGAAAGCCCCTGCCAAGAAGACTCTGATGGACAGCTTTGGGCTAGACCTTAACAGCAATGCCTTCCCTAGTGAGGGAGATGAAGATAGAGAAGGCGAGGGAGGGGTTGATCCGGCTCCCCCAGGTCCAGGAGAGTGTATCTTCCCCCAGGAAAGACCTGGAGAGCCCAGCCTAGACCCTGAGGAAGTGATACAGGACAAGACCCTCCATCCCGGTTGTGACCCCATAGAGCTTGACCCTCCAGGGTCACAGAGAGAAAACACTG GTTCTGACTGTAAACCAGACCGCCAGGGATCAGAAATCCAACCGATGCCTGATTCCTTCTATGCCAAATTCTGCAACCACTGGATTGCACTGATTGGT GCATTATGTTCCATCCTGATCATGTTTGTCATTCAGTGGGTCTACGCCTTGGCCAATATAATAGTcgccttggtcctcttcctcTACATTGGAAAAGCAAGCCCTGGACTTCCAATAG GAGTGGCAGCTCGTTTCAGCTTTTTCAGATGGATTAGGACAACCCTGAGCAACCTAGGAAG GGGTGAGCTTCCTCGGGACCAGATTGTCGTGACACCCTCTCTGTCAGGAGTCGGCATGGAAACTAGGCAGCTGACAGAGGAAAACCTGGACTTTGCCTCTCGGGACCGCTACCACCAGTCTTCCTTTATCGAAGCAGACAGGATGGCACACCTACAACTTAACTAA
- the slc12a8 gene encoding solute carrier family 12 member 8 isoform X2, whose translation MEALPFGWMLHRSNVEDVTELLKARESRRASGSKTTPVQDLFHEDAQGSRHLSQPWWRVKLFVWEPVLFGTWDGVFTTCMINIFGVVLFLRTGWLVCVAGAMYITGFSESIAELLSLQSEWAVRGMSVAVLLGLLGINLAGVKWIVRLQLILLAVLAVSTLDFVIGTFSHLDPEHGFVGYSEELLRKNTLPDYTTGEGFFTVFGVFFPAATGVMAGFNMSSDLQRPEHNIPVGTLAAVCTSWFLYLVFVFLLGAICTREALHFDFLIAEKVSLVGFLFLLGLYISSLASCMGGLYGAPRILQVIAQERVIPALAFLGQGKGPNKTPVAAIVLTSLLTMAFIFIGQVNVLAPIVTINFMLTYSFIDYSYFSVAMTYNLQPREKRVGPAKRPGTGASSFTNHTSKPLMTTTHQGYGTEGDVASPGKGTLLEFTRDMDQIFPLPNGGEQEETEKDKATEKVSMPGLRGRIRRVKAPAKKTLMDSFGLDLNSNAFPSEGDEDREGEGGVDPAPPGPGECIFPQERPGEPSLDPEEVIQDKTLHPGCDPIELDPPGSQRENTGSDCKPDRQGSEIQPMPDSFYAKFCNHWIALIGALCSILIMFVIQWVYALANIIVALVLFLYIGKASPGLPIGVAARFSFFRWIRTTLSNLGRGELPRDQIVVTPSLSGVGMETRQLTEENLDFASRDRYHQSSFIEADRMAHLQLN comes from the exons ATGGAAGCGTTGCCATTCGGCTGGATGCTCCACAGGTCTAACGTGGAGGATGTGACAGAACTTCTGAAGGCTAGGGAGTCTAGGAGGGCCAGCGGCAGTAAAACCACACCTGTCCAGGATCTGTTCCATGAGGACGCTCAG GGTTCACGCCATCTCTCTCAGCCATGGTGGAGGGTGAAGCTGTTTGTGTGGGAGCCTGTCCTGTTTGGGACGTGGGACGGAGTCTTTACTACCTGTATGATCAACAtctttggtgtggtgttgttccTCCGCACTGGGTGGCTGGTG TGTGTGGCTGGAGCCATGTACATCACAGGGTTCTCAGAGTCTATCGCCGAGCTCCTGAGCCTGCAGAGTGAATGGGCCGTTAGAGGGATGTCTGTGGCTGTCCTGCTCGGCCTTCTGGGTATTAACCTCGCCGGGGTGAAATGGATCGTCCGTCTCCAGCTGATACTACTGGCCGTGCTGGCTGTCTCAACGCTGGACTTCGTTATCGGGACGTTTTCCCACCTCGACCCAG AGCATGGCTTCGTAGGGTACTCCGAGGAGCTGCTACGTAAGAACACTCTACCAGACTACACGACAGGAGAAGGATTCTTCACTGTATTTGGAGTGTTCTTCCCCGCTGCTACAG GTGTGATGGCAGGCTTCAACATGAGCTCAGATCTGCAGAGACCGGAACACAACATCCCTGTGGGAACACTGGCTGCCGTCTGTACCTC GTGGTTCCTGTATCTGGTCTTTGTGTTCCTGCTGGGAGCCATCTGCACCAGAGAGGCACTGCACTTCGACTTCTTAATAGCAGAAAAG GTCTCCTTGGTGGGTTTCTTGTTTCTCCTGGGCCTCTACATCTCCTCGCTGGCCTCCTGCATGGGCGGTCTGTACGGTGCACCCAGGATCCTCCAGGTCATCGCCCAGGAGAGGGTCATCCCAGCCCTCGCCTTCCTGGGACAAGGG aAAGGTCCTAATAAGACTCCGGTGGCAGCCATAGTCTTGACTAGCCTGCTGACCATGGCTTTCATCTTCATCGGACAGGTCAACGTCCTGGCCCCCATCGTCACCATCAACTTCATGCTCACCTACAGCTTCATTGACTACTCCtacttcag CGTGGCGATGACCTATAACCTCCAGCCCAGAGAGAAGAGGGTTGGTCCTGCCAAGAGGCCTGGGACTGGAGCCTCATCCTTCACAAACCATACGTCCAAGCCCCTCATGACCACCACCCACCag GGTTATGGTACAGAGGGGGATGTTGCGAGCCCAGGGAAGGGGACCCTGTTAGAGTTTACTAGAGATATGGACCAGATCTTTCCCCTGCCCAATGGTGgtgaacaggaggagacagaaaAGGACAAGGCCACAGAGAAGGTGTCCATGCCAGGCCTGAGAGGCAGGATCAGGAGGGTGAAAGCCCCTGCCAAGAAGACTCTGATGGACAGCTTTGGGCTAGACCTTAACAGCAATGCCTTCCCTAGTGAGGGAGATGAAGATAGAGAAGGCGAGGGAGGGGTTGATCCGGCTCCCCCAGGTCCAGGAGAGTGTATCTTCCCCCAGGAAAGACCTGGAGAGCCCAGCCTAGACCCTGAGGAAGTGATACAGGACAAGACCCTCCATCCCGGTTGTGACCCCATAGAGCTTGACCCTCCAGGGTCACAGAGAGAAAACACTG GTTCTGACTGTAAACCAGACCGCCAGGGATCAGAAATCCAACCGATGCCTGATTCCTTCTATGCCAAATTCTGCAACCACTGGATTGCACTGATTGGT GCATTATGTTCCATCCTGATCATGTTTGTCATTCAGTGGGTCTACGCCTTGGCCAATATAATAGTcgccttggtcctcttcctcTACATTGGAAAAGCAAGCCCTGGACTTCCAATAG GAGTGGCAGCTCGTTTCAGCTTTTTCAGATGGATTAGGACAACCCTGAGCAACCTAGGAAG GGGTGAGCTTCCTCGGGACCAGATTGTCGTGACACCCTCTCTGTCAGGAGTCGGCATGGAAACTAGGCAGCTGACAGAGGAAAACCTGGACTTTGCCTCTCGGGACCGCTACCACCAGTCTTCCTTTATCGAAGCAGACAGGATGGCACACCTACAACTTAACTAA